In one Mus caroli chromosome 14, CAROLI_EIJ_v1.1, whole genome shotgun sequence genomic region, the following are encoded:
- the LOC110309580 gene encoding olfactory receptor 11G2-like — MKTLSNSSTTTDFILLGFPCPREGQILLFVIFFIVYILILMGNASIICAVYCDQRLHTPMYLLLANFSFLEIWYVTSTVPNMLANFLSDTKVISFSGCFLQFYFFFSFGSTECFFLAVMAFDRYLAICRPLHYPSVMTRHLCNTLVISCWVLGFLWFPVPIIIISQMSFCGSRIIDHFLCDPGPLLALACSRAPLMEVFWTIIMSMLLVIPFLFIMGSYILVLRAVFRVPSRDGQKKAFSTCGSHLTVVSLFYCSVMKMYLSPTSEHEAGMQKLVTLFYSVGTPLLNPVIYSLRNKDMKNALQKILRI; from the coding sequence ATGAAAACCCTCAGCAACTCCAGCACCACCACTGACTTCATCCTCTTGGGCTTCCCCTGCCCCAGGGAGGGGCAAATCCTCCTCTTTGTGATCTTCTTCATTGTTTACATACTCATTCTTATGGGCAATGCTTCCATCATCTGTGCTGTGTACTGTGATCAGAgactccacacacccatgtacctCCTGCTGGCCAACTTCTCATTCCTGGAGATTTGGTATGTCACCTCCacagtccccaacatgttggccAACTTCCTCTCTGACACCAAGGTCATCTCTTTCTCTGGATGCTTCCTGcagttctatttcttcttctcctttggtTCTACAGAATGCTTTTTCCTGGCAGTCATGGCATTTGATCGATACCTTGCCATCTGTAGGCCACTACATTATCCTTCTGTCATGACTAGGCACCTCTGCAACACCCTTGTCATCAGTTGCTGGGTGCTTGGTTTCCTCTGGTTCCCTGtacccatcatcatcatctcccaGATGTCCTTCTGTGGGTCCAGAATTATAGACCACTTCCTGTGTGACCCAGGCCCTCTTTTGGCCCTTGCCTGTTCCAGAGCCCCATTGATGGAGGTTTTCTGGACAATTATAATGTCTATGCTCCTGGTTATTCCTTTCCTCTTCATCATGGGATCTTACATATTGGTCCTAAGAGCTGTGTTTAGAGTTCCTTCAAGAGATGGGCAAAAAAAGGCTTTCTCCACTTGCGGGTCCCATCTCACAGTAGTTTCACTCTTTTATTGCTCAGTTATGAAAATGTATCTGAGCCCAACATCTGAGCATGAAGCTGGAATGCAGAAGCTTGTGACTCTATTTTATTCTGTGGGTACTCCACTGCTTAATCCTGTGATATACAGTCTGAGAAACAAAGATATGAAAAATGCCCTGCAGAagattttaagaatataa
- the LOC110309572 gene encoding olfactory receptor 11G2-like, with translation MKTLSNPSNSSTITGFILLGFPCPREGQILLFVIFFIVYLLILMGNASIICAVYCDQRLHTPMYLLLANFSFLEIWYVTSTVPNMLANFLSDNKIISFSGCFLQFYFFFSFGSTECFFLAVMAFDRYLAICRPLHYPSVMTRHLCNTLVISCWVLGFLWFPVPIIIISQMSFCGSRIIDHFLCDPGPLLALACSRAPLMEIFWTIIMSLLLVIPFLFIMGSYILVLRTVFRLPSRDGQKKAFSTCGSHVTVVSLFYGSVMIMYMSPTSEHEAGMQKIVTLFYSVGTPLLNPVIYSLRNKDMKNALQKILRT, from the coding sequence ATGAAAACCCTCAGCAACCCCAGCAACTCCAGCACCATCACTGGTTTCATCCTTTTGGGCTTCCCCTGCCCCAGGGAGGGGCAAATCCTCCTCTTTGTGATCTTCTTCATAGTCTACCTACTCATCCTCATGGGCAACGCTTCCATCATCTGTGCTGTGTACTGTGATCAGAGACTCCACACCCCTATGTACCTCCTGCTGGCCAACTTCTCATTCCTAGAGATCTGGTATGTCACTTCCacagtccccaacatgttggccAACTTCCTCTCTGACAACAAGATCATCTCTTTCTCTGGATGCTTCCTGcagttctatttcttcttctcttttggtTCTACAGAATGCTTTTTCCTGGCAGTCATGGCATTTGATCGATACCTTGCCATCTGTAGGCCACTACATTATCCTTCTGTCATGACTAGGCACCTCTGCAACACCCTTGTCATCAGTTGCTGGGTGCTTGGTTTCCTCTGGTTCCCTGtacccatcatcatcatctcccaGATGTCCTTCTGTGGGTCCAGAATTATAGACCACTTCCTGTGTGACCCAGGCCCTCTTTTGGCCCTTGCCTGTTCCAGAGCCCCATTGATGGAGATTTTCTGGACAATTATAATGTCTCTGCTCCTGGTTATTCCTTTCCTCTTCATCATGGGATCTTACATATTAGTTCTAAGAACTGTGTTCAGACTTCCTTCAAGAGATGGACAAAAAAAGGCCTTCTCCACTTGTGGGTCACATGTGACTGTGGTTTCTCTTTTCTATGGCTCAGTGATGATAATGTATATGAGCCCAACATCTGAACATGAAGCTGGAATGCAGAAGATTGTGACTCTGTTTTATTCTGTGGGTACTCCATTACTTAATCCTGTGATATACAGTCTGAGGAACAAAGATATGAAAAATGCCCTGCAGAAGATTTTAAGaacataa